The Brevibacillus brevis genome contains a region encoding:
- a CDS encoding helix-turn-helix domain-containing protein translates to MGESKAVQRTLRSEIQKNVKENGFTLSKLSELSGISTGHLSEMLNGNPQRAITVGQLDAMATAFGFAAGWLYELYPEECFAKERVSRPRAIPYLIRCAEIGFQDCIQQVVSRLLDDRKNLDILFSVAEQLFENGKRKESVPFYKLVIENEKDSHSDRFAISQYRLFRASQGADAEENWKAVIRFELYRTRLPENYQLDGLIHLANACFMLRKWKEVESYADELRSLAMKVYQNELRKKKSGKTLEPLRTERHLVAYYGQGFLAKGVALQMQGLYEEAKKCVQGYADLGWFELLDDTGRKVVKEYKIWATANLYTYDLLMGKTDLLPDYLNFLSMYPEEIPAGLLAIMEAASKYDIAIEDILEQYAGEIDRFYEYNNPVNIGRHYNFRYHKIVYELKKGRITNALEEILCCLDLADQLKDHEAFKRCTSLFWEHRQHASEQHERVFQEIIGRFAE, encoded by the coding sequence ATGGGGGAAAGCAAGGCAGTTCAACGAACACTACGATCTGAGATACAAAAAAACGTAAAAGAGAATGGATTTACGCTTAGCAAACTTAGTGAATTGAGCGGTATTAGTACGGGACATTTGAGTGAGATGTTAAATGGCAATCCGCAGCGTGCTATAACTGTGGGCCAATTGGATGCTATGGCTACTGCTTTTGGATTTGCTGCTGGATGGCTGTATGAATTGTACCCGGAAGAGTGTTTCGCTAAAGAAAGGGTATCTCGGCCGCGTGCAATCCCATACCTAATCCGGTGCGCCGAAATTGGTTTTCAAGATTGCATTCAACAGGTAGTTTCTAGGTTGCTGGATGATCGAAAAAATTTGGATATCCTCTTTTCAGTGGCAGAGCAGCTTTTTGAAAATGGGAAGAGAAAGGAGTCTGTTCCGTTTTACAAGCTCGTGATTGAAAATGAGAAGGACAGCCATTCAGACCGATTTGCAATAAGTCAGTATAGATTGTTTCGAGCATCGCAAGGGGCAGATGCAGAAGAAAACTGGAAGGCGGTTATTCGGTTTGAACTTTACCGAACACGATTGCCGGAAAATTACCAATTGGACGGTCTAATTCATTTGGCGAATGCGTGTTTTATGCTGCGAAAGTGGAAGGAAGTGGAAAGTTACGCCGATGAATTACGTTCGCTTGCTATGAAGGTTTATCAAAATGAGTTACGCAAAAAGAAAAGTGGAAAGACCCTTGAGCCGTTAAGAACAGAACGACATTTAGTTGCGTACTATGGACAAGGATTTCTTGCCAAAGGTGTCGCACTACAAATGCAAGGCTTGTATGAAGAAGCGAAAAAATGTGTCCAAGGCTATGCAGACCTTGGTTGGTTTGAACTTCTAGATGATACTGGTCGTAAAGTAGTTAAGGAATACAAGATTTGGGCAACAGCCAATTTGTATACGTATGATTTGCTGATGGGGAAAACCGATCTATTGCCCGATTATCTGAATTTCTTATCCATGTATCCGGAAGAAATACCAGCCGGACTCTTGGCGATCATGGAAGCCGCCAGTAAATACGACATTGCTATCGAGGATATTTTGGAACAGTATGCCGGAGAAATAGATCGCTTTTATGAATACAATAATCCGGTAAATATTGGCAGACACTATAATTTTCGGTATCATAAAATTGTATACGAGCTGAAAAAAGGACGCATTACAAATGCACTCGAAGAAATCTTATGCTGTCTTGACTTAGCTGATCAATTGAAGGATCACGAAGCATTTAAACGCTGTACATCATTATTTTGGGAACATCGTCAACATGCCTCAGAGCAACATGAACGAGTTTTTCAAGAAATTATAGGGAGGTTCGCAGAATGA
- a CDS encoding GNAT family N-acetyltransferase, producing MDMRIRVEQVDDYSVTEQVVKNAFANAEFTDHKEHELVSRIRKSDAFIPALSLVAIDEENQKIVGHILLSKINIRNDNQSIESLALAPVSVLPDHQSKGIGKKLILEALQKAKELGYQSVVVLGHPGYYPKFGFQKASRWGIKAPFEVPDEVFMALELRENALANVSGVVEYSRAFFE from the coding sequence ATGGACATGAGGATTAGAGTCGAACAGGTAGATGATTATTCCGTTACTGAACAGGTCGTAAAAAATGCATTCGCGAATGCGGAGTTCACCGATCACAAAGAACATGAATTGGTGTCTCGCATCAGAAAATCGGATGCATTCATCCCTGCGTTATCTCTAGTCGCGATTGATGAAGAGAATCAAAAGATCGTGGGACATATTCTTTTGTCGAAAATAAACATTCGCAACGACAATCAGAGCATAGAGTCACTTGCGCTCGCCCCCGTTTCCGTCTTGCCCGATCACCAAAGCAAAGGCATAGGAAAGAAGTTAATTCTCGAAGCCCTCCAAAAAGCCAAAGAACTGGGATACCAATCTGTTGTTGTCCTCGGGCACCCCGGATATTACCCGAAGTTTGGCTTCCAAAAAGCTTCCCGATGGGGAATAAAAGCACCTTTCGAAGTACCGGATGAGGTATTTATGGCATTGGAGCTGCGAGAAAATGCCTTGGCCAATGTTTCTGGAGTTGTTGAATACTCTCGTGCTTTTTTTGAATAG
- a CDS encoding GRAM domain-containing protein, whose protein sequence is MELRGNESIVQENIAANLFRGMEGVGGRLTITSERLYFQPHSLNIQTQPLELNLKDIAAVEKRNTLFVIPNGMKIKMHNGQEHKFVVWKRAEIIGMIQDTKMKQKMTVIIKTR, encoded by the coding sequence ATGGAACTCAGGGGAAACGAATCGATCGTGCAAGAGAATATAGCGGCAAACCTATTCAGAGGAATGGAAGGAGTAGGTGGGAGGTTAACGATTACGAGTGAAAGACTCTATTTTCAACCACACAGTCTCAATATTCAAACACAACCTCTCGAATTAAACTTGAAAGATATTGCGGCAGTTGAAAAGCGGAATACGTTGTTCGTGATCCCAAACGGAATGAAAATCAAGATGCATAACGGTCAAGAGCATAAATTTGTTGTGTGGAAACGAGCGGAGATCATTGGAATGATTCAGGATACAAAAATGAAGCAAAAAATGACGGTGATCATTAA
- a CDS encoding SDR family NAD(P)-dependent oxidoreductase, with the protein MQQVAIITGAGNGIGAAAAKLLAQNGVRVAVLDVQEEKAQFVAEEINQAGGQALPIRCDVGQRAQVEEAIQLVESHFGDITIMVNNAGVGGPFHRVDEVSDEEWDWIMNTNLRSVFLFCRNLLPKMKERNYGRIVNIASIQGLLGSAHSSTYVASKHGMIGYTKTIAAEWGEHGITCNAICPGYVDTAMGVRPEDISDYMNRVIAKSPVKRVAQPLEIAQMIYHLVGPHSGYINGASITMDGGISSHIGITDQLS; encoded by the coding sequence ATGCAGCAAGTAGCAATCATCACAGGAGCAGGCAATGGTATCGGGGCCGCAGCAGCAAAGCTTTTGGCTCAGAATGGGGTCCGTGTCGCAGTTCTTGATGTACAAGAAGAAAAGGCACAGTTCGTCGCTGAAGAAATTAATCAGGCAGGCGGTCAGGCCTTGCCCATTCGCTGTGATGTCGGTCAACGAGCGCAGGTTGAAGAAGCCATCCAGCTTGTAGAATCGCATTTCGGGGATATTACCATCATGGTCAACAATGCTGGAGTTGGCGGTCCATTCCACCGAGTCGACGAAGTCTCCGATGAAGAGTGGGATTGGATCATGAATACCAACTTGAGGAGTGTATTCCTATTTTGCAGAAACCTGCTGCCTAAAATGAAAGAAAGGAACTATGGGCGGATCGTAAACATCGCTTCTATTCAGGGCTTGCTAGGCTCTGCACATTCATCCACCTACGTCGCTTCCAAACACGGCATGATCGGCTATACGAAAACAATTGCTGCGGAATGGGGAGAGCACGGAATTACCTGTAATGCCATCTGTCCGGGATATGTGGATACGGCGATGGGCGTACGTCCGGAGGATATTTCGGATTACATGAATCGGGTCATCGCCAAAAGTCCGGTGAAACGCGTAGCTCAGCCGTTGGAAATCGCCCAGATGATTTATCATCTCGTCGGACCGCATAGCGGGTATATCAATGGAGCGAGCATCACCATGGACGGCGGCATCAGCAGTCATATTGGAATTACGGATCAGTTGTCCTAA
- a CDS encoding YolD-like family protein has protein sequence MAKKIDNLFGSSRFVLPEQRELYLQMKEDDKLVPIPILEQDELATFDYLLRDAQQNEKAVSITWWQHKKNKLGTICTMWGAVPEINENTRKVKLLTVEDVQWIPLENITDVKT, from the coding sequence ATGGCAAAGAAAATCGATAATTTATTCGGCTCATCTCGGTTTGTATTACCGGAACAGCGCGAGCTCTATCTGCAAATGAAGGAAGACGACAAACTCGTACCTATACCTATACTTGAGCAGGATGAACTTGCAACATTTGACTACCTACTACGGGATGCACAGCAAAATGAAAAAGCCGTATCAATCACATGGTGGCAACATAAGAAAAACAAGCTAGGCACTATTTGCACTATGTGGGGTGCAGTACCAGAGATCAATGAGAATACAAGAAAAGTAAAACTGCTTACGGTCGAAGATGTCCAATGGATTCCGCTGGAAAACATAACCGATGTTAAAACCTAG
- a CDS encoding aspartyl-phosphate phosphatase Spo0E family protein: MKTIGAIAHKKGVPPLHKVKGTPTGGAATAPISKCTTLLLDREGGTYQEIDHLKNIVEQLREQLVQLFLEKNDLLHDDVVELSQKLDQYILVIQSKMMLKDRN, from the coding sequence GTGAAAACTATAGGAGCCATTGCACATAAAAAGGGCGTTCCACCCCTTCACAAGGTTAAAGGAACGCCCACAGGAGGAGCAGCTACAGCTCCTATAAGTAAATGTACCACGCTACTCTTAGATCGGGAAGGAGGAACTTATCAAGAAATAGATCATTTAAAGAACATTGTGGAACAATTGCGGGAACAACTTGTGCAATTGTTTTTAGAAAAGAATGATTTGTTGCATGATGACGTCGTGGAATTAAGCCAGAAATTGGATCAATACATTTTGGTAATTCAATCAAAAATGATGCTAAAAGATAGAAACTAA
- a CDS encoding SDR family oxidoreductase: MKLLNKVVVITGASRGLGLEMANVLAKEGAIVWATSRTAPHPNEIAHAEPGSVTNVLLDVTDEQSVLALFAHVQRLYGRLDVLVNNAGVGVFKPVEQTSLEEWENVFRTNVTGLFLCSREGYKVMKAHGGRIINISSVSGYIPIAENGVYGASKFAVQGFSQICNEEWKNDNVRVSTIFPGAVHTNMTEDRHFFDPSAMLVPKDVADTVLDIASRPLHVRIDEVKILPPKGVL, from the coding sequence ATGAAACTACTGAATAAAGTCGTGGTCATCACAGGAGCCAGTCGAGGATTGGGCCTTGAGATGGCAAATGTTCTCGCAAAAGAAGGAGCGATCGTTTGGGCAACCTCTCGAACCGCGCCTCATCCGAACGAAATTGCACACGCTGAACCGGGAAGTGTGACGAATGTACTGCTAGACGTGACTGACGAGCAAAGTGTCCTTGCCCTATTTGCACATGTACAAAGGTTATACGGACGTCTAGATGTTCTCGTCAACAATGCAGGAGTCGGCGTGTTTAAGCCTGTCGAACAAACAAGCTTAGAAGAATGGGAGAATGTTTTCCGCACCAATGTAACCGGACTCTTTCTTTGCAGCCGTGAAGGATACAAGGTAATGAAAGCTCACGGAGGCCGTATCATCAATATCTCTAGTGTCTCAGGGTATATTCCCATTGCAGAAAACGGCGTATATGGCGCTTCGAAATTTGCTGTCCAAGGCTTTTCCCAAATTTGCAATGAAGAATGGAAAAACGACAATGTAAGAGTCTCCACCATTTTTCCCGGCGCCGTTCATACAAACATGACGGAGGACCGGCATTTTTTTGATCCGAGTGCGATGCTCGTACCAAAAGATGTGGCAGATACCGTGTTAGATATCGCCTCCCGTCCCCTCCACGTTCGAATCGATGAAGTCAAAATCCTTCCGCCTAAAGGCGTTCTCTAA
- a CDS encoding methyl-accepting chemotaxis protein, translating into MKVNLRNWFRSYRTKLIITFLLILLVPSLVVGSLAYNQAKQEIEKQIMDSANENVDLVNSIVSSTFEGKKKDANYLAKDITPGVKSAEVQEEIMHHFDSYMGMHPEASSISLGTVDGQYFRAPKQEVQAGFDPRTRDWYKRAMENKGTVVVTEPYISAVSGEVLVAVARTTEDGAGVICITVGIEQIKQLANSVSIGSNGDVIVLDSNKKYVVHPENQAGTLAQDSFYDNMYQGETGQFQYEEKSIPKQIYYVTNPATGWKIAGSMHLSEVEDAAQPIFAQTFWTITICLLLGGLIVAAVMRSLLQSIQEVKVHAVRVSQGILTDPIKVRSTDEIGELGHAFNTMQDNLRTLISDVEARAEQVAASSEQLTASAQQTSITTEHVTTAVQDVAGSAEQQTSGIDQNVRSLQDISEGVTRIVESVNVLSDTAQQTTVQAEEGGSFVAQVMSQMKSIHESVEQSDRMTKSLYDRSKEIGTISDVISGIAQQTNLLALNAAIEAARAGEHGKGFAVVATEVRLLAEQSQLSAKQISELITEIQRETKQSVDNMEKVRLDVAAGLNVSEETIHKFEGIMESTRLTNPHIAEVSLIAQQILAAVQEVTATANVLVTIAKSNAETAEEVAASTEEQLASMQEISSSAQSLSSLAEELKVLINKFTY; encoded by the coding sequence GTGAAAGTTAACCTTAGGAATTGGTTCAGAAGCTATCGAACCAAACTCATCATCACATTTCTCTTGATTCTGCTAGTCCCTTCTCTTGTCGTTGGAAGCCTGGCTTACAATCAAGCGAAACAAGAAATTGAAAAACAGATCATGGACAGCGCCAACGAAAACGTAGATTTGGTCAACTCCATCGTCAGCAGTACGTTTGAGGGCAAAAAGAAGGATGCTAACTATTTGGCAAAAGATATCACACCTGGCGTTAAATCAGCTGAGGTTCAAGAAGAAATCATGCATCATTTTGATTCCTATATGGGTATGCATCCAGAAGCGTCCAGTATCAGTCTGGGAACGGTTGACGGACAGTACTTCCGCGCACCCAAGCAAGAAGTGCAGGCAGGGTTTGATCCGCGGACGAGAGACTGGTACAAAAGAGCGATGGAAAACAAGGGGACTGTCGTCGTTACGGAGCCATATATTTCGGCAGTATCCGGTGAGGTTTTAGTAGCGGTAGCAAGAACGACGGAGGATGGAGCAGGGGTTATCTGCATTACAGTTGGGATTGAACAGATCAAACAACTGGCAAACTCAGTCAGCATCGGTTCCAATGGAGATGTTATCGTACTGGACAGCAATAAGAAGTATGTCGTCCACCCGGAAAATCAGGCAGGGACGTTGGCACAAGATAGTTTTTACGACAACATGTACCAAGGAGAAACAGGTCAATTCCAATACGAGGAGAAAAGCATCCCGAAACAGATCTACTATGTGACGAATCCGGCTACAGGCTGGAAAATCGCCGGGTCGATGCATCTGTCAGAGGTTGAGGATGCTGCACAGCCGATTTTCGCACAAACGTTTTGGACGATCACGATCTGCTTGCTGCTGGGAGGACTCATTGTAGCAGCTGTAATGCGTTCCCTTCTCCAGTCCATCCAGGAAGTGAAGGTACATGCAGTCAGAGTGAGCCAAGGTATTTTGACTGACCCGATTAAAGTGCGGTCAACCGATGAAATCGGTGAGCTCGGTCATGCGTTTAACACGATGCAGGATAACCTGCGCACGCTCATTTCCGATGTCGAGGCCAGAGCGGAGCAAGTTGCAGCGTCTTCGGAGCAATTGACTGCCAGTGCGCAGCAGACGAGCATTACAACCGAGCATGTAACGACTGCTGTTCAGGACGTAGCTGGCAGCGCAGAACAACAAACGAGCGGAATCGACCAAAATGTTCGTTCATTGCAGGACATTTCGGAAGGGGTCACACGGATTGTAGAGAGTGTCAATGTGTTGTCGGATACCGCTCAGCAAACGACGGTTCAGGCGGAAGAAGGTGGCAGCTTTGTCGCTCAGGTCATGAGTCAAATGAAGTCGATTCATGAATCGGTAGAACAGTCGGATCGCATGACCAAATCGCTCTATGATCGTTCGAAAGAAATTGGCACGATCTCGGATGTCATCAGCGGAATTGCCCAGCAGACGAATTTGCTGGCATTGAATGCAGCGATTGAAGCGGCGCGGGCTGGTGAGCATGGCAAAGGCTTTGCAGTTGTAGCTACAGAGGTGCGGCTATTGGCTGAGCAATCACAATTGTCGGCCAAGCAAATTTCTGAATTGATCACAGAGATTCAGCGGGAAACCAAGCAATCCGTCGACAACATGGAAAAAGTCAGACTGGATGTTGCAGCAGGCTTGAACGTTTCGGAGGAGACGATTCACAAGTTTGAAGGCATTATGGAAAGCACCAGACTGACCAATCCACATATCGCAGAGGTTTCCTTGATCGCACAGCAAATCTTGGCTGCTGTTCAGGAAGTAACCGCGACAGCCAATGTGCTTGTCACCATCGCGAAAAGCAATGCAGAAACAGCCGAGGAAGTAGCAGCCTCTACTGAGGAGCAGCTCGCATCCATGCAAGAGATCTCATCCTCCGCTCAATCCTTATCGTCATTGGCGGAAGAGCTGAAAGTATTGATCAATAAGTTTACCTATTAA
- a CDS encoding SpoVR family protein, with product MTNDERKELERSIDEITEIAKGFNLDFYPMRYEICPSDIIYTFGAYGMPTRFSHWSFGKSFYRMKLQYDLNLSKIYELVINSNPCYAFLLDGNSLIQNKLIVAHVLAHCDFFKNNVRFSNTNRDMVESMAASGERIRQYEIEYGKEAVENLLDASLAIQEHIDPSLLRPKLRWKREPEEPNKKTRNERHSPYDDLWGLDRKAKEEAEPVKAPRKFPPEPEKDLLLFIMEYSNILDDWQRDVLTIIRDEMLYFWPQMETKIMNEGWATYWHMRILREMELTESETIEFAKLHSSVIQPSTTSINPYHLGLKILEDIEKRWDNPTKEEQERFGRKPGEGRAKIFEVRELESDISFIRNFLTKDLVSDLDLYMFGKQGNDWVVAEKQWEKVRDGLAGTRVNGGFPYVLVHDGDYLRSGELYLKHHFEGLELDVKYVEKTLPYVYSLWGKSVHLESMVEDRQVLFTYDGKKVHRRFL from the coding sequence TTGACCAACGACGAGCGAAAAGAACTGGAGCGATCCATTGACGAAATTACCGAGATCGCCAAAGGGTTCAATCTCGATTTTTACCCAATGCGATACGAGATATGCCCGTCTGACATCATTTATACATTTGGCGCGTATGGAATGCCCACTAGATTTTCTCATTGGAGTTTTGGGAAGTCCTTCTACCGCATGAAACTGCAATATGACCTGAATCTGAGCAAAATCTACGAACTCGTCATCAACTCCAATCCTTGCTACGCGTTTCTTTTGGACGGCAATTCCTTGATCCAAAACAAGCTCATTGTGGCTCACGTCCTTGCTCACTGCGACTTTTTCAAAAACAATGTGCGCTTCTCCAACACCAATCGGGATATGGTCGAAAGCATGGCGGCCAGCGGAGAGCGGATTCGCCAGTATGAGATCGAGTACGGCAAGGAGGCTGTCGAGAATTTGCTCGATGCGAGCTTGGCGATTCAGGAGCATATCGATCCGAGCTTGCTGCGTCCGAAGCTGCGTTGGAAACGAGAGCCAGAGGAGCCGAACAAAAAGACGAGGAACGAACGGCACTCCCCTTATGACGATCTCTGGGGGTTGGACCGCAAAGCAAAAGAGGAAGCAGAGCCGGTAAAAGCACCACGCAAATTCCCGCCAGAGCCGGAAAAAGACCTGTTGCTGTTCATTATGGAATACAGCAATATCCTAGACGATTGGCAGCGGGATGTGCTGACGATCATCCGGGATGAGATGCTGTATTTCTGGCCGCAGATGGAAACGAAGATCATGAATGAAGGCTGGGCAACCTACTGGCATATGCGCATCCTGCGGGAAATGGAGCTGACAGAATCAGAGACGATCGAGTTTGCCAAGCTGCATTCCTCCGTCATTCAGCCTTCGACGACGAGCATTAATCCGTATCATCTGGGCCTGAAAATTTTGGAGGACATTGAAAAGCGCTGGGATAATCCGACGAAGGAAGAACAGGAGCGTTTCGGACGCAAGCCAGGAGAGGGACGCGCGAAAATTTTCGAGGTGCGCGAGCTGGAGTCCGATATCAGCTTCATTCGCAATTTCCTGACCAAGGACCTCGTGAGTGATCTGGATTTGTACATGTTCGGCAAGCAGGGCAACGATTGGGTTGTCGCGGAAAAGCAGTGGGAGAAGGTACGCGATGGTCTTGCGGGCACACGGGTTAACGGGGGATTCCCTTATGTACTCGTGCACGATGGGGATTACTTACGCTCCGGCGAGCTGTACTTGAAGCACCATTTCGAGGGGCTGGAGCTGGATGTCAAATACGTAGAAAAAACATTGCCTTACGTTTATAGCTTGTGGGGAAAATCCGTCCACCTGGAATCGATGGTGGAGGATCGTCAAGTGTTGTTTACGTACGACGGCAAGAAAGTGCACCGCCGCTTTTTATAG
- a CDS encoding 3-hydroxyacyl-CoA dehydrogenase family protein → MEKHAAVIGSGVMGHGIAQLFALAGFRVSLYDLQEEFLMKARASIEHSLSLLVAEGVIADQSRVAALEHIVLTTDLQAAVSAAEIITEAIPEVIELKWELFEKLEHYARPDAIIASNTSTFSIARLIEKATTPQRFIITHFFNPAQLVPLVEVVRHERTAQEVVHKTLQMMEEIGKSPVLLKKDVPGFIANRLQTALMREAFHLLAEGVADAAQIDTVMKDGIGYRWAFVGPIETADFGGLDTWKRVMDNLAPELDGSTKAPAIIEERVAEGNLGTKTGAGIYSYKDTAVSEKLRVRDEQFIRLGKMKRG, encoded by the coding sequence ATGGAAAAGCATGCGGCTGTTATCGGATCAGGTGTTATGGGACATGGAATCGCGCAGCTATTCGCATTGGCTGGATTTCGTGTTTCTCTTTACGATTTGCAGGAAGAGTTTTTGATGAAAGCGAGAGCTAGCATCGAGCACAGCCTTTCCCTTCTGGTTGCAGAGGGAGTGATTGCAGACCAGTCTAGAGTAGCGGCGCTCGAGCATATCGTCCTGACCACGGATTTGCAAGCGGCAGTATCTGCTGCAGAAATTATCACAGAAGCAATACCAGAAGTCATCGAGCTAAAGTGGGAGCTGTTTGAAAAGCTGGAACATTACGCAAGGCCAGATGCGATTATTGCTTCCAATACGTCTACGTTTTCGATTGCGAGACTGATCGAAAAGGCAACTACGCCACAACGCTTTATCATTACACATTTTTTCAATCCTGCCCAATTGGTTCCGCTGGTCGAGGTAGTCAGGCACGAGAGGACAGCGCAGGAAGTGGTTCATAAAACGCTGCAAATGATGGAAGAGATCGGGAAGTCCCCAGTTTTGCTGAAAAAGGATGTACCGGGCTTTATCGCCAATCGGCTGCAAACAGCTTTGATGAGAGAAGCTTTTCATTTGCTCGCAGAAGGCGTGGCAGATGCAGCCCAGATCGATACGGTGATGAAGGATGGAATTGGCTATCGTTGGGCTTTTGTCGGGCCTATTGAGACGGCAGATTTTGGCGGACTCGATACGTGGAAGCGCGTGATGGATAACCTGGCGCCTGAGCTGGATGGCTCGACAAAAGCACCCGCGATCATTGAGGAACGAGTAGCAGAAGGCAATCTCGGCACCAAGACCGGAGCAGGTATTTACTCGTATAAGGATACGGCTGTCTCAGAAAAGCTTCGTGTACGTGACGAACAGTTCATCCGCTTGGGGAAAATGAAGCGCGGTTGA